One Oncorhynchus keta strain PuntledgeMale-10-30-2019 chromosome 22, Oket_V2, whole genome shotgun sequence DNA window includes the following coding sequences:
- the LOC118401036 gene encoding CCR4-NOT transcription complex subunit 1 isoform X9 has protein sequence MNLDSLSLALSQISYLVDNLTKKNYRASQQEIQHIVNRHGPEADRHLLRCLFSHVDFSGDGKSSGKDFHQFLIQECVSLISKPNFISTLCYAIDNPLHYQKSLKPSAHLFTQLSKVLKLSKVQEVIFGLALLNSCNADLRGFAAQFVKQKLPDLLRSYVDADLGVNQEGGFQDIAIEVLHLLLSHLLFGQKGASGVGQEQIDAFLKTLCRDFPQARCPVVLAPLLYPEKRDILMDRILPDSGELAKTMMESSLAEFMQEVGYGFCASLDECRNIILQYGVREVTASQVARVLGMMARTHSGLSDGIPLQSISAPGSGIWSDGKDKSDGSQAHTWNVEVLIDVVKEVNPNLNFKEVTYELDHPGFMIRDSKGLQMVVYGIQRGLGMEVFPVDLIYRPWKHAEGQLSFIQHSLMSPDVFCFADYPCHTVAIDILKAPPEDDNREIATWKSLDLVESLLRLSEVGQYEQVKQLFSFPIKHCPDMLVLALLQISTSWHTLRHELISTLMPIFLGNHPNSAIILHYAWHGQGQSPSIRQLIMHSMAEWYMRGEQYDQAKLSRILDVAQDLKSLSMLLNGTPFAFVIDLAALASRREYLKLDKWLTDKIREHGEPFIQACVTFLKRRCPSIMGGLAPEKDQPKSAQLPPETMATMLGCLQSCAGSVSQELSETILTMVANCSNVMNKARQPPPGVMPKGRAPSTSSLDAISPVQMDPLTAMGSLNLSSSATSHTQSMQGFPTPLGSAFSNPQSPAKAFPPLSNPNPSTPFGGIGSLSSQLGNTGPLGSGIGSGLGMPAVSSDPFGTRKMSTPGLNPTTFQQSKMKASDLSQVWPEANQHFSKEIDDEANSYFQRIYNHPPHPTMSVDEVLEMLQRFKDSTIKREREVFNCMLRNLFEEYRFFPQYPDKELHITACLFGGIIEKGLVTYMALGLALRYVLEALRKPFGSKMYYFGIAALDRFKNRLKDYPQYCQHLASIGHFLQFPLHLQECVQYIEYGQQSRDPPVKMQGSITTPGSLALAQAQAQSQPPKAPQPGQPSTLVTTATATTTVAKTTTITRPTPGSFKKDVPPSINTTNIDTLLVATDQTERIVEPPENVQEKIAFIFNNLSQSNMTQKVEELKETVKEEFMPWVSQYLVMKRVSIEPNFHSLYSNFLDTLKNPEFVKMVLNETYRNIKVLLTSDKAAANFSDRSLLKNLGHWLGMITLAKNKPILYTDLEVKSLLLEAYVKGQQELLYVVPFVAKVLESSLRSVIFRPQNPWTMAIMNVLAELHTEHDLKLNLKFEIEVLCKNLSLDINDLKPGTLLKDKDKLKTLEEQLSAPKKEAKPPEEMIPIVSTGIQHFQTGMPLVGDFLPFAAAPSTPAPTTTCSATGPPTPQFSYHDINVYALAGLAPHINININIPLLQAHPQLKQCVRQSIERAVQELVHPVVDRSIKIAMTTCEQIVRKDFALDSEESRMRVAAHHMMRNLTAGMAMITCREPLLMSIATNLKNSFAAALRAPTPQQREMMEEAAARVAQDNCELACCFIQKTAVEKAGPEMDKRLATEFELRKHARQEGRRYCDPVVLTYQAERMPEQIRLKVGGVDPKQLAVYEEFARNVPGFLPSNDLSQPTGFLAQPMKQQAWATDDVAQIYDKCMADLEQHLHAIPPALSMNPQTQALRSLLEAVALARNSRDGIAALGLLQKAVEGLLDATSGADADLLLRYRECHLLVLKALQDGRAYGPLWCNKQITRCLIECRDEYKYNVEAVELLIRNHLVNMQQYDLHLAQSMENGLHYMAVAFAMQLVKLLLVDERSVSHITEADLFHTIETLMRTSAHSRANAPEGLPQLMDVVRSNYEAMIDRAHGGPNFMMHSGISQASEYDDPPGLREKAEYLLREWVNLYHSAAAGRDSTKAFSAFVGQMHQQGILKTDDLITRFFRLCTEMCVEISYRAQAEQQHNPAASAAIIRAKCYHNLDAFVRLIALLVKHSGEATNTVTKINLLNKVLGIVVGVLIQDHDVRQTEFQQLPYHRIFIMLLLELNAPEHVLETINFQTLTAFCNTFHILRPTKAPGFVYAWLELISHRIFIARMLAHTPQQKGWPMYAQLLIDLFKYLAPFLRNVELNKPMQILYKGTLRVLLVLLHDFPEFLCDYHYGFCDVIPPNCIQLRNLILSAFPRNMRLPDPFTPNLKVDMLSEINIAPRILTNFTGVMPSQFKKDLDSYLKTRSPVTFLSELRSNLQVGGATLGPWKYLQHNDTSLEQVSNEPGNRYNIQLINALVLYVGTQAIAHIHNKGSTPSMSTITHSAHMDIFQNLAVDLDTEGRYLFLNAIANQLRYPNSHTHYFSCTMLYLFAEANTEAIQEQITRVLLERLIVNRPHPWGLLITFIELIKNPAFKFWSHDFVHCAPEIEKLFQSVAQCCMGQKQAQQVMEGTGAS, from the exons ATGAATCTTGACTCGCTCTCGCTGGCTTTGTCTCAAATCAGCTACCTGGTGGACAATTTAACAAAGAAAAACTACAGAGCCAGCCAGCAGGAAATACAGCAT ATTGTGAATCGTCACGGCCCTGAGGCGGACAGGCATTTATTACGCTGTCTCTTCTCCCATGTGGATTTCAGTGGTGATGGTAAAAGCAGTGGCAAAGATTTTCATCAG TTTCTGATCCAGGAGTGTGTTTCACTGATTTCAAAGCCTAATTTTATTTCAACACTTTGCTACGCCATCGACAATCCTTTGCACTACCAGAAG AGTTTGAAGCCGTCGGCCCACTTGTTCACTCAGTTGAGTAAAGTTCTCAAGCTAAGCAAGGTTCAAGAA GTGATATTTGGCCTTGCTTTGCTCAATTCGTGCAACGCAGACCTTCGTGGTTTTG CCGCGCAGTTCGTCAAACAAAAGCTCCCTGATCTCCTCCGCTCGTACGTGGACGCTGACCTTGGCGTTAACCAGGAAGGTGGCTTCCAAGATATTGCCATAGAGGTACTGCACCTGCTCCTCTCCCATCTTCTGTTTGGCCAGAAGGGAGCCAGTGGCGTCGGACAAGAGCAGATTGACGCTTTCCTCAAGACACTGTGCAGAG attTCCCGCAGGCGCGCTGCCCTGTGGTGCTTGCACCGCTGCTGTACCCTGAAAAACGGGACATTCTGATGGACAGGATTCTGCCAGACTCGGGAGAGTTAGCCAAGACCATGATGGAGAGTTCTCTTGCAGAGTTCATGCAGGAAGTTGGCTATGGCTTTTGTGCAAG CCTTGATGAATGCCGCAACATAATTCTACAGTATGGGGTACGAGAGGTTACTGCCAGCCAGGTGGCCAGGGTCCTGGGGATGATGGCTCGTACCCACTCTGGCTTGTCTGATGGAATCCCCCTACAG TCCATCTCTGCTCCCGGCAGTGGCATTTGGAGTGATGGAAAGGACAAAAGTGATGGTTCTCAGGCCCACACTTGGAATGTAGAAGTTCTGATTGACGTGGTCAAAGAAGTT AACCCCAATCTGAACTTCAAAGAGGTGACCTACGAGCTCGATCACCCTGGCTTTATGATCCGGGACAGTAAGGGTCTTCAGATGGTGGTGTATGGGATCCAGAGGGGCCTGGGTATGGAAGTGTTCCCTGTCGACCTCATCTACCGGCCCTGGAAGCATGCTGAGGGACAG CTGTCATTCATTCAGCACTCCCTCATGAGCCCAGATGTGTTCTGCTTCGCTGACTACCCCTGCCACACCGTAGCCATCGACATACTGAAGGCGCCACCCGAGGACGATAACAGGGAGATAGCCACCTG GAAGAGCCTGGACCTGGTGGAGAGCCTCCTGCGCCTCTCTGAGGTGGGCCAGTACGAGCAGGTGAAGCAGCTCTTCAGTTTCCCCATCAAACACTGTCCTGACATGCTGGTGCTGGCGCTGCTGCAGATCAGCACCTCCTGGCACACCCTGCGCCACGAGCTCATCTCCACCCTCATGCCCATCTTCCTGGGCAACCACCCCAACTCCGCCATCATCTTGCACTACGCGTGGCACGGACAGGGCCAGTCCCCCTCTATCCGCCAGCTGATCATGCACTCGATGGCAGAGTGGTACATGAGAGGAGAGCAGTACGACCAGGCCAAGCTGTCCCGCATCCTGGATGTGGCCCAGGACTTGAAG tctctttcaATGCTGCTAAATGGTACTCCATTTGCCTTTGTTATTGACCTTGCTGCACTTGCCTCTCGCCGTGAATACCTCAAACTTGACAAATGGCTGACTGACAAAATCCGAGAGCACGGG GAGCCCTTCATCCAGGCATGTGTAACGTTCCTGAAGAGGCGCTGTCCCTCTATTATGGGTGGTCTGGCCCCAGAGAAGGACCAGCCCAAAAGCGCCCAGCTCCCCCCGGAAACGATGGCTACCATGCTGGGCTGTCTGCAGTCCTGTGCCGG GAGTGTGTCTCAAGAGCTCTCTGAGACTATCTTGACCATGGTTGCCAACTGTAGCAACGTCATGAACAAAGCCCGCCAGCCACCACCGGGGGTCATGCCAAAGGGACGTGCTCCCAGCACCAGCAGCCTAGACGCCATTTCCCCTGTGCAG ATGGATCCCCTGACAGCCATGGGTTCACTGAACCTGAGcagctctgccacctctcacaCACAGAGCATGCAGGGCTTCCCTACCCCGCTGGGCTCTGCCTTCAGCAACCCCCAGTCCCCAGCTAAGGCCTTCCCTCCACTgtccaaccccaaccccagcacACCGTTTGGGGGGATTGGAAGCCTCTCTTCACAGCTAGGTAACACAG GTCCGCTGGGATCAGGCATTGGTTCTGGTCTTGGAATGCCAGCGGTGAGCAGCGATCCGTTTGGGACGAGGAAGATGAGCACACCGGGCCTGAATCCGACCACCTTTCAGCAGAGTAAGATGAAGGCCT CTGACTTATCTCAGGTGTGGCCCGAGGCTAACCAGCACTTTAGTAAGGAGATTGACGATGAGGCTAACAGTTACTTCCAGCGCATCTACAACCACCCTCCGCACCCCACCATGTCTGTGGATGAG GTGCTGGAGATGTTGCAGAGGTTCAAGGACTCCACCATCAAGCGAGAGCGGGAGGTCTTTAACTGTATGCTGAGGAACTTGTTTGAGGAGTACCGCTTCTTCCCCCAGTACCCCGACAAGGAGCTGCACATCACCGCCTGCCTGTTCGGGGGGATCATCGAGAAGGGTCTTGTCACCTACATGGCCCTTGGACTGGCCCTCAGATATGTCCTTGAAGCCTTAAGGAAGCCATTTGGATCCAAAATGTATTACTTTGGAATCGCTGCTCTAGATAGATTCAAAAATAG gctgaAGGACTATCCCCAATATTGTCAGCACTTGGCCTCGATCGGCCACTTTCTGCAATTCCCCCTTCATTTGCAAGAG TGCGTGCAGTATATCGAGTATGGCCAACAGTCACGGGATCCTCCAGTGAAGATGCAAGGATCCATCACCACCCCTGGAAGCCTGGCGTTGGCTCAAGCTCAGGCCCAGTCTCAGCCTCCCAAAGCCCCCCAGCCTGGACAGCCCAGCACCCTGGTCACCACAGCTACCGCCACCACCACTGTCGCCAAAACCACTACCATCACCCGACCTACCCCTGGCAGCTTCAAGAAGGATGTGCCG CCTTCCATCAACACCACAAACATTGACACTCTGCTAGTAGCAACAGACCAAACTGAGAGGATTGTGGAACCCCCAGAGAATGTTCAAGAGAAAATTGCTTTCATCTTCAATAACCTGTCACAATCCAACATGACACAGAAG GTCGAGGAGTTAAAGGAAACTGTGAAAGAGGAGTTTATGCCCTGGGTTTCCCAGTATCTTGTCATGAAAAGGGTCAGCATCGAGCCCAACTTCCACAGCCTATATTCCAACTTTCTAGACACCCTGAAGAACCCCGAGTTTGTCAAAATGGTCCTGAATGAAACTTACAGAAACATCAAG GTTCTCCTTACCTCTGATAAGGCAGCTGCAAACTTCTCTGATCGATCCCTACTGAAGAACTTGGGCCACTGGCTTGGCATGATCACTCTGGCTAAAAACAAGCCCATCCTGTACACG GATTTGGAGGTGAAATCCCTCTTGTTGGAAGCCTATGTCAAGGGGCAGCAGGAGCTACTCTATGTGGTCCCGTTTGTGGCCAAAGTCCTGGAATCCAGTTTGCGTAGTGTG ATCTTCCGACCTCAGAATCCCTGGACCATGGCCATCATGAATGTTCTGGCAGAGTTGCATACGGAACATGATCTAAAG CTGAACTTAAAGTTTGAGATTGAGGTGCTGTGTAAGAACTTATCACTGGACATCAACGACCTGAAGCCTGGCACCCTGCTGAAAGACAAAGACAAGTTGAAGACTCTGGAGGAGCAGCTCTCTGCACCAAAGAAAGAGGCCAAGCCCCCTGAAGAAATGATCCCTATTGTTAGCACAGGTATCCAGCACTTTCAAACTGGGATGCCCCTTGTCG GAGACTTTCTTCCATTTGCAGCTGCACCATCCACTCCCGCCCCAACCACCACTTGCTCAGCTACTGGGCCCCCTACCCCGCAGTTTAGCTATCATGACATCAATGTGTACGCCCTTGCAGGGCTAGCCCCTCACATCAATATCAACATCAAC ATCCCCTTGCTTCAAGCCCACCCTCAGCTCAAGCAGTGTGTGAGACAGTCCATTGAGCGGGCTGTGCAAGAGCTTGTCCACCCCGTAGTGGACCGCTCCATCAAGATTGCCATGACCACCTGCGAGCAGATCGTCAGGAAGGACTTTGCTCTGGACTCGGAGGAGTCGCGCATGCGTGTGGCAGCTCATCATATGATGCGCAACTTGACCGCCGGCATGGCCATGATCACCTGCCGGGAGCCCCTGCTCATGAGCATCGCCACCAACCTGAAGAACAGCTTTGCCGCTGCCCTCAGG GCCCCCACCCCCcagcagagagagatgatggaggaaGCTGCTGCCAGGGTTGCCCAGGACAACTGTGAGCTGGCCTGCTGCTTCATCCAGAAGACTGCAGTGGAGAAGGCTGGCCCAGAGATGGACAAGAGGCTGGCGACG GAGTTTGAGCTGAGGAAGCATGCCCGTCAGGAGGGCCGTCGCTACTGTGACCCCGTTGTGCTGACCTACCAGGCTGAGCGCATGCCAGAGCAGATCAGACTCAAG GTTGGAGGCGTAGACCCCAAACAGCTGGCGGTGTATGAGGAGTTTGCCCGGAATGTTCCAGGCTTCCTACCCAGCAACGACCTGTCTCAGCCCACAGGATTCCTTGCCCAGCCCATGAAG caacaggcaTGGGCCACGGACGACGTGGCTCAGATCTATGACAAGTGCATGGCAGACCTGGAGCAGCACCTCCACGCCATCCCTCCAGCGCTGTCCATGAACCCTCAGACCCAGGCTTTGCGCAGCCTACTGGAGGCTGTGGCCCTAGCCAGGAACTCCCGGGATGGCATTGCCGCTCTGGGCCTGCTGCAGAAG GCTGTGGAGGGTCTGCTGGATGCTACCAGTGGTGCCGATGCCGACTTGCTTCTGCGGTACAGAGAGTGCCACCTGCTGGTGCTCAAAGCCCTCCAGGACGGCCGGGCATACGGGCCACTGTGGTGCAACAAGCAGATTACCAG GTGCCTGATTGAGTGCCGTGATGAGTACAAGTACAACGTGGAGGCTGTGGAGCTGCTGATCAGAAACCACCTGGTCAACATGCAGCAGTACGACCTGCACCTGGCACAG TCTATGGAGAATGGGCTGCACTACATGGCGGTGGCGTTTGCCATGCAGCTGGTGAAGCTGCTGTTGGTGGATGAGCGCAGTGTGAGCCACATTACCGAGGCAGACTTGTTCCACACTATCGAGACTCTGATGCGAACCAGCGCCCACTCCAGGGCCAACGCACCTGAGGG GCTTCCTCAGCTGATGGACGTGGTCCGTTCCAACTACGAGGCCATGATCGACCGGGCCCACGGAGGACCCAACTTTATGATGCACTCTGGCATCTCCCAGGCATCCGAGTACGACGACCCACCGGGCCTGAGGGAGAAGGCTGAGTACCTGCTGAGGGAATGGGTCAACCTGTACCACTCTGCAGCTGCCGGCCGGGACAGTACCAAGGCCTTCTCTGCCTTTGTGGGCCAG ATGCACCAGCAGGGCATTCTGAAGACCGATGACCTGATCACTCGTTTCTTCCGGCTGTGCACGGAGATGTGTGTGGAGATTAGCTACCGCGCCcaggccgagcagcagcacaacccCGCGGCCAGCGCCGCCATCATCAGAGCCAAGTGTTACCATAACCTGGATGCCTTTGTGCGCCTCATCGCCCTGCTGGTCAAGCACTCCGGAGAGGCCACCAACACTGTCACCAAGATCAACCTGCTCAACAAG GTTCTAGGTATTGTGGTTGGAGTGTTGATCCAGGACCATGATGTGAGGCAGACTGAGTTCCAGCAGTTGCCTTACCACCGCATCTTCATCATGCTGTTGCTCGAGCTCAATGCCCCCGAGCACGTGCTGGAGACCATCAACTTCCAGACCCTCACCGCCTTCTG CAACACTTTCCACATCCTGAGGCCTACCAAAGCCCCTGGCTTTGTTTACGCTTGGCTGGAGTTGATCTCTCACCGTATCTTCATCGCCAGGATGCTGGCGCACACCCCACAGCAGAAG GGTTGGCCCATGTATGCCCAACTTCTCATTGATCTGTTCAAGTACCTGGCGCCCTTCCTGAGGAATGTTGAGCTTAACAAACCTATGCAAATCCTCTACAAG GGTACCCTGCGTGTCCTTCTGGTCCTACTGCATGACTTCCCAGAGTTCCTGTGTGACTACCACTACGGCTTCTGCGACGTCATCCCACCCAACTGCATCCAGCTCCGCAACCTGATTCTGAGTGCCTTCCCACGCAACATGAGGCTTCCAGACCCCTTCACTCCCAATCTGAAG GTTGACATGCTCAGCGAGATCAACATTGCGCCGCGCATCCTCACAAACTTCACCGGAGTGATGCCCTCTCAGTTCAAGAAGGATCTGGACTCGTACCTGAAGACGCGCTCCCCCGTCACCTTCCTCTCTGAGCTCCGCAGCAATCTGCAGGTAGGGGGCGCCACTCTGGGTCCCTGGAAGTATTTGCAGCACAACGACACATCTTTAGAACAG GTGTCAAATGAGCCAGGCAACCGTTACAACATCCAGCTGATCAACGCTCTGGTGCTGTATGTGGGAACCCAGGCCATCGCACACATCCACAACAAGGGCAGCACCCCCTCCATGAGCACCATCACTCACTCAGCCCACATGGACATCTTCCAGAACCTGGCTGTGGACCTGGACACTGAGG GGCGTTATCTCTTCCTGAATGCCATTGCCAATCAGCTGCGCTACCCAAACAGCCACACCCATTACTTCAGCTGCACCATGCTGTACCTGTTTGCTGAGGCCAACACTGAGGCAATCCAGGAGCAGATTACCAG GGTTCTTCTGGAGAGGCTGATTGTGAACCGGCCTCATCCCTGGGGACTGCTCATCACCTTCATCGAGCTCATCAAGAATCCCGCCTTCAAGTTCTGGAGCCACGACTTTGTACACTGTGCCCCGGAGATCGAGAA gttgtTCCAGTCAGTGGCTCAGTGCTGCATGGGGCAAAAGCAGGCTCAGCAGGTGATGGAGGGCACTGGtgccagttag